A stretch of Camelus bactrianus isolate YW-2024 breed Bactrian camel chromosome 26, ASM4877302v1, whole genome shotgun sequence DNA encodes these proteins:
- the FAM149A gene encoding protein FAM149A isoform X2: MKVAVLDLGSLFAKIFKSSTAPPTVPSPVASPSHSRGAATAGPAGSSADTSLSTAPTLTLFPAPAPDSLSASPGAPLQPLLTASYPRVSVASRAAEALGSPLSRPSSPRAAKVQSSPQPQPQPQPLAVPPAPSSGGCSAAGSPAHLVAVARPPPGPGGVWAALPSIGGPTGGSSLTASPRNPRPPGPGDREPSAWVPPGPGPKTLFFTLPGIGEEWASDSSSEDGGEAGLSEGSGKQSFAEKSKDPLPTHFTRNVQKAIDKYTSDSVSSFSSSGSPTPTEGANSWSGSGTQSSTTGLSTERISVYSWRDDEFDKANAQKVQQLFWEVEEMLFEGKVSPQTQNLLAECSEWARRSLHLRLLGKQLIPPTDEGVQHFQGSEPGSAVHKPSFDACAHRSNVRELCISGSHVVPAVLSAPALPGPHGTGVTDLTARSSLEEEVYDVDGKIEEYFAFDRKEDDEDCLEQKSARHHRTQRKHGLPPVSPHDCLRDAVAAEVFDHVWTNVVEILGKLIRKNWEVTLAEGKKQKEKLKVAENKSPPVVISRVNTEVTSVPPSRSSETRSIPLASYLNPPQFHRFSNNFYSDLNGVMTIQAKPLQQRSTYFADRTQTEQEDRSLGVGATALSSARPRQGRVWDARGLQTSAKKTPAHRRLPSLTADSQRIKTPNVYSDEVLRGTKLQTGTERRPSPPVQTPRSRLPPIGSEAAEQNTAVPGSRPVSFRGKHPQNRVLSAVPDSVEGTPLRERSLTVEQFSRPSTTHTFWSDTPRKGSLTLMEFAGHTWTGQGFLTGSPYLPKSFQRTTLTLRKRFQVAS, encoded by the exons ATGAAGGTCGCTGTGTTGGACCTTGGGTCTCTCTTTGCCAAAATTTTCAAGTCCTCGACGGCGCCCCCGACGGTTCCCTCGCCGGTcgcctcccccagccactcgcgAGGCGCTGCCACCGCAGGGCCGGCGGGTTCCAGCGCAGACACCTCGCTGAGCACGGCCCCGACCTTGACCCTCTTCCCGGCCCCGGCGCCCGACTCGCTCTCCGCCTCACCGGGGGCGCCGCTCCAGCCTCTGCTCACCGCCTCCTACCCCCGGGTCTCGGTCGCCAGCCGCGCGGCAGAAGCACTAGGGAGCCCCCTCTCGCGGCCCAGTAGCCCGAGAGCAGCCAAAGTCCAGTCCTCACcccagccgcagccgcagccccAGCCCTTGGCTGTGCCCCCGGCCCCCTCCAGCGGCGGCTGCAGCGCCGCGGGCTCCCCCGCACATCTGGTGGCCGTGGCGCGGCCGCCCCCGGGCCCCGGCGGGGTCTGGGCGGCGCTGCCTTCCATCGGGGGCCCCACGGGCGGCAGCAGTTTGACCGCGAGCCCACGGAACCCTCGCCCGCCTGGCCCCGGGGACAGAGAGCCCAGCGCTTGGGTGCCCCCCGGGCCTGGCCCCAAGACCCTGTTCTTCACCCTTCCGGGCATCGGCGAGGAATGGGCCTCGGACAGCAGCTCGGAGGACGGCGGGGAAGC agGACTGTCAGAAGGATCTGGAAAGCAGAGTTTTGCTGAAAAAAGCAAAGATCCTTTACCTACACATTTTACAAGAAATGTACAGAAAGCCATTGATAAATACACCAG TGACTCCGTGTCATCATTTTCATCAAGTGGCAGCCCCACACCCACAGAAGGCGCCAACTCTTGGTCTGGGTCTGGGACACAGAGTTCAACCACTGGCTTATCTACGGAGAGGATCTCCGTTTACTCTTGGAGAGATGAT gagTTTGACAAAGCCAACGCACAGAAAGTACAGCAGTTATTCTGGGAGGTAGAGGAAATGTTATTTGAAGGGAAAGTAAGCCCTCAGACGCAGAATCTGCTGGCTGAATGCAGTGAGTGGGCAAGGAGGTCCCTCCATCTGAG ACTATTGGGGAAACAGCTCATCCCGCCCACTGATGAAGGGGTCCAGCACTTCCAGGGCAGCGAGCCTGGTTCTGCCGTCCACAAACCCTCCTTTGATGCCTGTGCACACAGGAGCAATGTCAGAGA GCTGTGCATCTCCGGCTCCCATGTAGTCCCGGCAGTGCtctcagcccctgccctgcccggTCCTCACGGCACAGGGGTTACTGATCTGACGGCACGTTCATCCCTGGAAGAAGAGGTTTATGATGTGGATGGAAAGATTGAAGAGTATTTCGCTTTTGACAGAAAAGAAGA TGATGAGGACTGTCTTGAACAGAAGTCAGCTCGGCATCACCGGACGCAGCGTAAACATGGACTTCCTCCCGTGTCCCCGCACGACTGTCTCAGAGATGCGGTGGCTGCAGAAGTGTTTGATCACGTCTGGACAAATGTGGTAGAAATACTGGGAAAGCTGATTAGAAAAAACTGGGAAGTTACACTCGCAG aaggaaaaaaacagaaagaaaaactgaaggtAGCTGAGAATAAATCTCCACCTGTCGTCATTTCCCGTGTCAACACCGAAGTCACAAGTGTTCCCCCGTCCAGAAGCTCTGAAACTCGAAGCATACCCCTGGCTTCTTATCTTAATCCACCTCAG tttcatCGCTTCTCCAACAATTTTTATAGTGACTTGAATGGTGTGATGACAATTCAAGCAAAACCGCTTCAGCAGAGATCTACCTATTTTGCAGATAGAACACA GACTGAGCAAGAGGACAGATCGCTGGGTGTGGGGGCCACTGCTCTCTCCTCGGCCCGGCCCCGTCAGGGGCGCGTCTGGGATGCTCGCGGACTACAGACGTCTGCGAAGAAAACACCGGCGCACAGGAGGCTGCCTTCTCTTACtgcagactcacagagaataaaaACCCCCAATGTGTACAGCGATGAAGTTCTCAGGGGAACAAAGCT GCAGACTGGCACGGAGCGCAGGCCCTCCCCACCGGTGCAGACCCCTCGGAGCAGGTTGCCCCCAATAGGCTCAGAGGCTGCTGAGCAGAATACGGCGGTTCCCGGATCTCGCCCTGTTTCT TTCAGAGGAAAGCATCCACAAAACCGTGTGTTAAGTGCGGTTCCTGACAGTGTAGAAGGAACCCCTCTTCGAGAAAGATCTCTGACTGTGGAGCAGTTTTCAAGGCCCAGCACAACCCATACATTTTGG TCAGATACACCTAGAAAAGGTTCACTGACACTGATGGAATTCGCTGGTCACACGTGGACCGGTCAAGGCTTTTTGACAG
- the FAM149A gene encoding protein FAM149A isoform X1, with translation MKVAVLDLGSLFAKIFKSSTAPPTVPSPVASPSHSRGAATAGPAGSSADTSLSTAPTLTLFPAPAPDSLSASPGAPLQPLLTASYPRVSVASRAAEALGSPLSRPSSPRAAKVQSSPQPQPQPQPLAVPPAPSSGGCSAAGSPAHLVAVARPPPGPGGVWAALPSIGGPTGGSSLTASPRNPRPPGPGDREPSAWVPPGPGPKTLFFTLPGIGEEWASDSSSEDGGEARGLSEGSGKQSFAEKSKDPLPTHFTRNVQKAIDKYTSDSVSSFSSSGSPTPTEGANSWSGSGTQSSTTGLSTERISVYSWRDDEFDKANAQKVQQLFWEVEEMLFEGKVSPQTQNLLAECSEWARRSLHLRLLGKQLIPPTDEGVQHFQGSEPGSAVHKPSFDACAHRSNVRELCISGSHVVPAVLSAPALPGPHGTGVTDLTARSSLEEEVYDVDGKIEEYFAFDRKEDDEDCLEQKSARHHRTQRKHGLPPVSPHDCLRDAVAAEVFDHVWTNVVEILGKLIRKNWEVTLAEGKKQKEKLKVAENKSPPVVISRVNTEVTSVPPSRSSETRSIPLASYLNPPQFHRFSNNFYSDLNGVMTIQAKPLQQRSTYFADRTQTEQEDRSLGVGATALSSARPRQGRVWDARGLQTSAKKTPAHRRLPSLTADSQRIKTPNVYSDEVLRGTKLQTGTERRPSPPVQTPRSRLPPIGSEAAEQNTAVPGSRPVSFRGKHPQNRVLSAVPDSVEGTPLRERSLTVEQFSRPSTTHTFWSDTPRKGSLTLMEFAGHTWTGQGFLTGSPYLPKSFQRTTLTLRKRFQVAS, from the exons ATGAAGGTCGCTGTGTTGGACCTTGGGTCTCTCTTTGCCAAAATTTTCAAGTCCTCGACGGCGCCCCCGACGGTTCCCTCGCCGGTcgcctcccccagccactcgcgAGGCGCTGCCACCGCAGGGCCGGCGGGTTCCAGCGCAGACACCTCGCTGAGCACGGCCCCGACCTTGACCCTCTTCCCGGCCCCGGCGCCCGACTCGCTCTCCGCCTCACCGGGGGCGCCGCTCCAGCCTCTGCTCACCGCCTCCTACCCCCGGGTCTCGGTCGCCAGCCGCGCGGCAGAAGCACTAGGGAGCCCCCTCTCGCGGCCCAGTAGCCCGAGAGCAGCCAAAGTCCAGTCCTCACcccagccgcagccgcagccccAGCCCTTGGCTGTGCCCCCGGCCCCCTCCAGCGGCGGCTGCAGCGCCGCGGGCTCCCCCGCACATCTGGTGGCCGTGGCGCGGCCGCCCCCGGGCCCCGGCGGGGTCTGGGCGGCGCTGCCTTCCATCGGGGGCCCCACGGGCGGCAGCAGTTTGACCGCGAGCCCACGGAACCCTCGCCCGCCTGGCCCCGGGGACAGAGAGCCCAGCGCTTGGGTGCCCCCCGGGCCTGGCCCCAAGACCCTGTTCTTCACCCTTCCGGGCATCGGCGAGGAATGGGCCTCGGACAGCAGCTCGGAGGACGGCGGGGAAGC aagagGACTGTCAGAAGGATCTGGAAAGCAGAGTTTTGCTGAAAAAAGCAAAGATCCTTTACCTACACATTTTACAAGAAATGTACAGAAAGCCATTGATAAATACACCAG TGACTCCGTGTCATCATTTTCATCAAGTGGCAGCCCCACACCCACAGAAGGCGCCAACTCTTGGTCTGGGTCTGGGACACAGAGTTCAACCACTGGCTTATCTACGGAGAGGATCTCCGTTTACTCTTGGAGAGATGAT gagTTTGACAAAGCCAACGCACAGAAAGTACAGCAGTTATTCTGGGAGGTAGAGGAAATGTTATTTGAAGGGAAAGTAAGCCCTCAGACGCAGAATCTGCTGGCTGAATGCAGTGAGTGGGCAAGGAGGTCCCTCCATCTGAG ACTATTGGGGAAACAGCTCATCCCGCCCACTGATGAAGGGGTCCAGCACTTCCAGGGCAGCGAGCCTGGTTCTGCCGTCCACAAACCCTCCTTTGATGCCTGTGCACACAGGAGCAATGTCAGAGA GCTGTGCATCTCCGGCTCCCATGTAGTCCCGGCAGTGCtctcagcccctgccctgcccggTCCTCACGGCACAGGGGTTACTGATCTGACGGCACGTTCATCCCTGGAAGAAGAGGTTTATGATGTGGATGGAAAGATTGAAGAGTATTTCGCTTTTGACAGAAAAGAAGA TGATGAGGACTGTCTTGAACAGAAGTCAGCTCGGCATCACCGGACGCAGCGTAAACATGGACTTCCTCCCGTGTCCCCGCACGACTGTCTCAGAGATGCGGTGGCTGCAGAAGTGTTTGATCACGTCTGGACAAATGTGGTAGAAATACTGGGAAAGCTGATTAGAAAAAACTGGGAAGTTACACTCGCAG aaggaaaaaaacagaaagaaaaactgaaggtAGCTGAGAATAAATCTCCACCTGTCGTCATTTCCCGTGTCAACACCGAAGTCACAAGTGTTCCCCCGTCCAGAAGCTCTGAAACTCGAAGCATACCCCTGGCTTCTTATCTTAATCCACCTCAG tttcatCGCTTCTCCAACAATTTTTATAGTGACTTGAATGGTGTGATGACAATTCAAGCAAAACCGCTTCAGCAGAGATCTACCTATTTTGCAGATAGAACACA GACTGAGCAAGAGGACAGATCGCTGGGTGTGGGGGCCACTGCTCTCTCCTCGGCCCGGCCCCGTCAGGGGCGCGTCTGGGATGCTCGCGGACTACAGACGTCTGCGAAGAAAACACCGGCGCACAGGAGGCTGCCTTCTCTTACtgcagactcacagagaataaaaACCCCCAATGTGTACAGCGATGAAGTTCTCAGGGGAACAAAGCT GCAGACTGGCACGGAGCGCAGGCCCTCCCCACCGGTGCAGACCCCTCGGAGCAGGTTGCCCCCAATAGGCTCAGAGGCTGCTGAGCAGAATACGGCGGTTCCCGGATCTCGCCCTGTTTCT TTCAGAGGAAAGCATCCACAAAACCGTGTGTTAAGTGCGGTTCCTGACAGTGTAGAAGGAACCCCTCTTCGAGAAAGATCTCTGACTGTGGAGCAGTTTTCAAGGCCCAGCACAACCCATACATTTTGG TCAGATACACCTAGAAAAGGTTCACTGACACTGATGGAATTCGCTGGTCACACGTGGACCGGTCAAGGCTTTTTGACAG
- the FAM149A gene encoding protein FAM149A isoform X3: MLFEGKVSPQTQNLLAECSEWARRSLHLRLLGKQLIPPTDEGVQHFQGSEPGSAVHKPSFDACAHRSNVRELCISGSHVVPAVLSAPALPGPHGTGVTDLTARSSLEEEVYDVDGKIEEYFAFDRKEDDEDCLEQKSARHHRTQRKHGLPPVSPHDCLRDAVAAEVFDHVWTNVVEILGKLIRKNWEVTLAEGKKQKEKLKVAENKSPPVVISRVNTEVTSVPPSRSSETRSIPLASYLNPPQFHRFSNNFYSDLNGVMTIQAKPLQQRSTYFADRTQTEQEDRSLGVGATALSSARPRQGRVWDARGLQTSAKKTPAHRRLPSLTADSQRIKTPNVYSDEVLRGTKLQTGTERRPSPPVQTPRSRLPPIGSEAAEQNTAVPGSRPVSFRGKHPQNRVLSAVPDSVEGTPLRERSLTVEQFSRPSTTHTFWSDTPRKGSLTLMEFAGHTWTGQGFLTGSPYLPKSFQRTTLTLRKRFQVAS; the protein is encoded by the exons ATGTTATTTGAAGGGAAAGTAAGCCCTCAGACGCAGAATCTGCTGGCTGAATGCAGTGAGTGGGCAAGGAGGTCCCTCCATCTGAG ACTATTGGGGAAACAGCTCATCCCGCCCACTGATGAAGGGGTCCAGCACTTCCAGGGCAGCGAGCCTGGTTCTGCCGTCCACAAACCCTCCTTTGATGCCTGTGCACACAGGAGCAATGTCAGAGA GCTGTGCATCTCCGGCTCCCATGTAGTCCCGGCAGTGCtctcagcccctgccctgcccggTCCTCACGGCACAGGGGTTACTGATCTGACGGCACGTTCATCCCTGGAAGAAGAGGTTTATGATGTGGATGGAAAGATTGAAGAGTATTTCGCTTTTGACAGAAAAGAAGA TGATGAGGACTGTCTTGAACAGAAGTCAGCTCGGCATCACCGGACGCAGCGTAAACATGGACTTCCTCCCGTGTCCCCGCACGACTGTCTCAGAGATGCGGTGGCTGCAGAAGTGTTTGATCACGTCTGGACAAATGTGGTAGAAATACTGGGAAAGCTGATTAGAAAAAACTGGGAAGTTACACTCGCAG aaggaaaaaaacagaaagaaaaactgaaggtAGCTGAGAATAAATCTCCACCTGTCGTCATTTCCCGTGTCAACACCGAAGTCACAAGTGTTCCCCCGTCCAGAAGCTCTGAAACTCGAAGCATACCCCTGGCTTCTTATCTTAATCCACCTCAG tttcatCGCTTCTCCAACAATTTTTATAGTGACTTGAATGGTGTGATGACAATTCAAGCAAAACCGCTTCAGCAGAGATCTACCTATTTTGCAGATAGAACACA GACTGAGCAAGAGGACAGATCGCTGGGTGTGGGGGCCACTGCTCTCTCCTCGGCCCGGCCCCGTCAGGGGCGCGTCTGGGATGCTCGCGGACTACAGACGTCTGCGAAGAAAACACCGGCGCACAGGAGGCTGCCTTCTCTTACtgcagactcacagagaataaaaACCCCCAATGTGTACAGCGATGAAGTTCTCAGGGGAACAAAGCT GCAGACTGGCACGGAGCGCAGGCCCTCCCCACCGGTGCAGACCCCTCGGAGCAGGTTGCCCCCAATAGGCTCAGAGGCTGCTGAGCAGAATACGGCGGTTCCCGGATCTCGCCCTGTTTCT TTCAGAGGAAAGCATCCACAAAACCGTGTGTTAAGTGCGGTTCCTGACAGTGTAGAAGGAACCCCTCTTCGAGAAAGATCTCTGACTGTGGAGCAGTTTTCAAGGCCCAGCACAACCCATACATTTTGG TCAGATACACCTAGAAAAGGTTCACTGACACTGATGGAATTCGCTGGTCACACGTGGACCGGTCAAGGCTTTTTGACAG